Proteins from one Planctomyces sp. SH-PL62 genomic window:
- a CDS encoding cellulase family glycosylhydrolase: MKRTVYATMLFAWCLAAQAGGPVEGFVAVQGARLVLDGREYRAVGANVPHLHQIHLGTWFHLGQIYGTPERAKAAAAAAIEDASRSGLAFLRFFAGPGYPIEADRLLTRDPDAYWRGMDELFALCRRSGLRLVPCLNVTSWNSHVGEPRGAILDHDSKTWRANEAYVRAFVTRYRDDPTVLMWELENELMLAADVDLKGSPLLPRSVYPEGATIRETGGREDSLTWEMTRRIYREQAAFIKSLDPNHPVTSGDAGVRPEAASRRETFPDFRFRDDSWREHLANELAAQPEPLDVFSLHHYGPADPGPKGSGLDALGRARLAARAVGAARAPLFIGELGQDAPRFQSDPEASWARAYLDMAEEEGISLVALWVWHFPWQPDMTLDGRSHPALVERARAFNRRHAGLD; encoded by the coding sequence ATGAAACGAACCGTCTATGCGACGATGCTGTTCGCCTGGTGTCTCGCCGCGCAGGCCGGAGGCCCCGTCGAGGGCTTCGTCGCCGTCCAGGGGGCTCGGCTCGTCCTCGACGGCCGGGAGTACCGGGCGGTCGGCGCTAACGTGCCGCACCTGCACCAGATCCACCTGGGGACGTGGTTCCACCTCGGCCAGATCTACGGGACCCCCGAGCGGGCGAAGGCGGCGGCCGCCGCGGCGATCGAGGACGCCTCGCGGAGCGGCCTGGCGTTCCTCCGATTCTTCGCCGGCCCCGGCTACCCGATCGAGGCCGACCGACTCCTCACACGCGACCCCGACGCCTACTGGCGCGGCATGGACGAGCTGTTCGCCCTCTGCCGACGCTCGGGCCTCCGCCTGGTCCCCTGCCTGAACGTCACCTCGTGGAACTCCCACGTCGGCGAGCCGAGGGGCGCGATCCTCGACCACGACTCGAAGACCTGGCGCGCGAACGAGGCCTACGTCCGGGCCTTCGTGACCCGCTACAGGGACGACCCCACGGTCCTGATGTGGGAGCTGGAGAACGAGCTGATGCTCGCCGCCGACGTGGACCTGAAGGGCTCGCCGCTGCTCCCGCGAAGCGTCTACCCCGAGGGGGCGACGATCCGCGAGACCGGCGGGCGCGAGGACTCGTTGACCTGGGAGATGACCCGGCGGATCTACCGCGAACAGGCCGCGTTCATCAAGTCGCTCGACCCGAACCATCCCGTGACCAGCGGCGACGCCGGCGTGCGGCCCGAGGCCGCCAGCCGCCGCGAGACGTTCCCCGACTTCCGCTTTCGCGACGACTCGTGGCGCGAGCACCTGGCGAACGAGCTGGCCGCGCAGCCCGAGCCGCTCGACGTCTTCAGCCTGCACCACTACGGCCCCGCCGACCCCGGCCCGAAGGGCTCCGGCCTCGACGCCCTCGGACGAGCCCGCCTCGCCGCCCGCGCCGTCGGGGCCGCCCGCGCCCCCCTGTTCATCGGCGAGCTGGGCCAGGACGCCCCCCGATTCCAGTCCGACCCGGAGGCGAGTTGGGCCAGGGCCTACCTGGACATGGCCGAGGAGGAAGGGATCTCCCTCGTCGCCCTCTGGGTCTGGCACTTCCCCTGGCAGCCCGACATGACCCTCGACGGCCGCTCCCACCCCGCACTCGTCGAGCGCGCCCGCGCCTTCAACCGTCGCCACGCGGGCCTTGATTGA
- the msrA gene encoding peptide-methionine (S)-S-oxide reductase MsrA, translating to MSTLQQAWRLGLGLGFALVAGVAFGQEAKEAEPSRETPGAEAPATKDGAEGEKPKKPKLEQATFGGGCFWCTEAVFERIPGVKSVVSGYSGGNVANPTYEMISTGLTGHAEVIQITYDPSVISFEKLLEYFWIAHDPTTVNSQGPDHGTQYRSIILYHNEDQKRLAEQAKHDLNAKRARKSPVVTQIVPFEAFYPAEEYHQDFARNNPYHGYVETYITPKMYKLKAKLKAESKKKAESN from the coding sequence ATGAGCACGCTTCAGCAGGCCTGGCGACTCGGACTTGGACTCGGGTTCGCGCTCGTCGCGGGCGTCGCCTTCGGGCAGGAGGCGAAGGAGGCGGAGCCGAGCCGGGAGACGCCGGGGGCCGAGGCTCCCGCGACGAAGGACGGCGCCGAGGGCGAGAAGCCGAAGAAGCCGAAGCTGGAGCAGGCGACGTTCGGCGGCGGCTGCTTCTGGTGCACCGAGGCGGTCTTCGAGCGGATCCCGGGCGTGAAGTCGGTCGTCTCGGGCTACTCGGGCGGGAACGTGGCGAACCCGACGTATGAGATGATCTCCACCGGCCTGACCGGCCACGCGGAGGTGATCCAGATCACCTACGACCCGAGCGTCATCTCGTTCGAGAAGCTCCTGGAGTATTTCTGGATCGCCCACGACCCGACCACCGTGAACTCCCAGGGGCCCGACCACGGCACGCAGTACCGCTCGATCATCCTCTACCACAATGAGGACCAGAAGCGGCTGGCCGAGCAGGCGAAGCACGACCTGAACGCCAAACGCGCCCGCAAGTCGCCGGTGGTCACCCAGATCGTCCCCTTCGAAGCCTTCTACCCGGCCGAGGAGTACCACCAGGACTTCGCCCGCAACAACCCCTACCACGGCTACGTCGAGACCTACATCACCCCCAAGATGTACAAGCTCAAGGCCAAGCTGAAGGCCGAGTCGAAGAAGAAGGCCGAATCGAACTGA
- the rtcA gene encoding RNA 3'-terminal phosphate cyclase, which translates to MSSSKPESERLVTLDGSHGEGGGQILRTALTLSLLTGRPFRIVKLRANRDKPGLRPQHLKAVEAAALLGGADLLGAEVGSRDLVFRPGAVAPRDLTIDIGTAGSTGLVLQTLHLPLAMRAETAARVVLTGGTFNPKAPAFPFLDQTWREHLANLGTPIALAMPSAGFYPRGGGRLEAWIEPAKPSPWVRTTRGDLLRIRGVAGAANLREDVVRRLRDRALSRIADEGWNVDVEIEAASWPSPGQGAAISLTAVHAGSAPATFVGLGERGKPAELVADEAVDELLDFLGVPDGAVDPHSADQILLPLALAEGRSVYTVSRVTEHLRTNADTIRAFLPREIEIEEAVSPDQPGRVIVA; encoded by the coding sequence GTGTCCTCTTCCAAGCCCGAGTCGGAACGCCTCGTCACCCTCGACGGCTCGCACGGCGAGGGGGGCGGGCAGATCCTCCGCACGGCCCTCACGCTGTCGCTGCTGACCGGCAGGCCGTTCCGCATCGTGAAGCTGCGCGCCAACCGCGACAAGCCGGGCCTCCGGCCCCAGCACCTCAAGGCCGTCGAGGCCGCCGCCCTCCTCGGCGGGGCCGACCTGCTCGGCGCCGAGGTCGGCTCTCGCGACCTGGTCTTCCGCCCCGGCGCGGTCGCGCCCCGCGACCTGACCATCGACATCGGCACCGCCGGCTCGACCGGGCTCGTCCTCCAGACTCTGCACCTCCCTCTGGCGATGCGGGCCGAGACCGCCGCCCGCGTCGTCCTGACCGGGGGGACGTTCAACCCCAAGGCGCCCGCGTTCCCGTTCCTGGACCAGACCTGGCGCGAGCACCTGGCGAACCTCGGGACGCCGATCGCCCTGGCCATGCCTTCGGCCGGCTTCTATCCTCGCGGCGGCGGCCGTCTCGAAGCCTGGATCGAGCCGGCGAAGCCCAGCCCCTGGGTCCGCACCACCCGAGGCGACCTGCTCCGCATCCGGGGCGTCGCCGGCGCGGCCAACCTCCGCGAGGACGTCGTCCGCCGTCTCCGCGACCGCGCCCTGAGCCGGATCGCCGACGAAGGCTGGAACGTCGACGTGGAGATCGAGGCCGCCTCCTGGCCCAGCCCCGGCCAGGGCGCGGCGATCAGCCTCACGGCCGTGCACGCCGGATCGGCCCCCGCCACGTTCGTCGGCCTCGGCGAGCGCGGCAAGCCCGCCGAACTCGTCGCCGACGAGGCCGTCGACGAACTCCTCGACTTCCTGGGCGTCCCCGACGGCGCCGTCGACCCCCACTCGGCCGACCAGATCCTCCTCCCCCTGGCCCTGGCCGAAGGCCGATCGGTCTACACCGTCTCCCGCGTGACCGAGCACCTCCGCACCAACGCCGACACCATCCGCGCCTTCCTCCCTCGCGAAATCGAGATCGAGGAAGCCGTCTCCCCCGACCAGCCCGGCCGCGTCATCGTGGCCTGA
- a CDS encoding beta-L-arabinofuranosidase domain-containing protein, whose product MEPAGPLRAYLDAVTADWLLPGPRANPAILAMFADRDRQPYRDLLPWSGEFAGKFLTGAAQVYQATSNPDLKRSLEAYVRELLPLQDADGYFGPFPKDHRLTGTAPNIQGKPGGTWDAWGHYHMMLGLMTWDDAVGDPDALAAAVKIGDLLCDRFLGDKKPRLVDTGSTEMNLAPAHALVLLYEKTRAKKYLDLAKQIVDEFAATAPDGAPLAGDYLRRGLAGDEFFQTPKPRWESLHPMQALAALGRIENDADRRKAYANLWWSIAKLDRHNNGGFSSGEQAQGDPYHAGAIETCCTIAWLALSVDMLKQSGDPIAADELELSTLNSALGLFSPTGRWSTYNTPMDGVRQANYHEIVFQSRPGSPELNCCSVNAARGLGLVSQWALLSDDATGGLVLNWYGAGDLIGRLGGGARVGLETETDYPRSGRVRIKVDVDRPTKFALALRIPQWSTATRLTVGGEAVADVKPATYRTIDREWKDGDVIELDLDMSPRVWVGENGYAGRASLYVGPTLLAYDARLNENGPDDPEPIDARSLRILPPSDWKGSQPPIVLVEAKTADGKPVKLCDFASAGADGSRYRSWLRVEHASATPFSREHSFRTGPPVE is encoded by the coding sequence ATGGAGCCCGCCGGGCCGCTCCGCGCCTATCTCGACGCCGTCACGGCCGACTGGCTCCTGCCCGGCCCCAGGGCGAATCCGGCGATCCTGGCGATGTTCGCCGACCGCGACCGCCAGCCCTATCGCGACCTCCTCCCCTGGTCGGGCGAGTTCGCGGGCAAGTTCCTCACCGGCGCGGCGCAGGTCTACCAGGCGACCAGCAACCCCGACCTGAAGCGGTCGCTCGAAGCCTACGTCCGCGAGCTTCTCCCCCTGCAAGACGCCGACGGCTACTTCGGTCCCTTCCCGAAGGACCACCGGCTCACCGGCACGGCGCCCAACATCCAGGGCAAGCCCGGAGGCACCTGGGACGCCTGGGGCCATTATCACATGATGCTCGGCTTGATGACCTGGGACGACGCCGTCGGCGACCCCGACGCGCTGGCCGCCGCCGTCAAGATCGGCGACCTGCTCTGCGACAGGTTCCTCGGCGACAAGAAGCCCCGGCTGGTCGACACCGGCTCCACCGAGATGAACCTCGCCCCCGCGCACGCACTCGTCCTGCTTTATGAGAAGACGCGGGCGAAGAAGTACCTGGACCTGGCGAAGCAGATCGTCGACGAGTTCGCCGCGACCGCCCCCGACGGCGCCCCCCTGGCCGGCGACTACCTCCGACGGGGCCTGGCCGGCGACGAGTTCTTCCAGACCCCGAAGCCGCGATGGGAGAGCCTCCACCCGATGCAGGCCCTCGCCGCCCTCGGGAGGATCGAGAACGACGCGGACCGCCGCAAGGCCTACGCGAACCTCTGGTGGAGCATCGCCAAGCTCGACCGCCACAACAACGGCGGGTTCTCCTCGGGCGAGCAGGCCCAGGGCGACCCATACCACGCCGGCGCCATCGAGACCTGCTGCACCATCGCCTGGCTCGCCCTCTCGGTGGACATGCTCAAGCAGTCGGGCGACCCGATCGCGGCCGACGAGCTGGAGCTTTCCACGCTGAACTCGGCGCTCGGGCTGTTCTCCCCCACCGGCCGCTGGAGCACGTACAACACGCCGATGGACGGCGTCCGCCAGGCCAACTACCACGAGATCGTCTTCCAGTCCCGCCCCGGGTCGCCCGAGCTGAACTGCTGCTCCGTCAACGCCGCGCGGGGCCTCGGCCTGGTCTCGCAATGGGCCCTCCTGAGCGACGACGCGACCGGCGGCCTGGTCCTGAACTGGTACGGCGCCGGCGACCTCATCGGCCGCCTCGGGGGGGGAGCGCGGGTCGGCCTGGAGACCGAGACCGACTACCCGCGCTCGGGCCGCGTCCGCATCAAGGTCGACGTCGACCGGCCGACGAAATTCGCGCTCGCCCTCCGTATCCCGCAATGGTCCACGGCCACCAGGCTGACGGTCGGGGGCGAGGCCGTCGCGGACGTGAAGCCGGCGACCTACCGGACGATCGACCGCGAGTGGAAGGACGGCGACGTCATCGAATTGGATCTTGATATGAGCCCCCGCGTCTGGGTGGGCGAGAACGGGTACGCCGGACGCGCGTCCCTCTACGTCGGCCCGACCCTGCTGGCCTACGACGCCCGGCTGAACGAGAACGGCCCCGACGACCCCGAGCCGATCGACGCCCGCTCGCTCCGCATCCTCCCCCCCTCCGACTGGAAGGGTTCCCAGCCGCCGATCGTCCTCGTCGAGGCGAAGACGGCCGACGGCAAGCCCGTGAAGCTCTGCGACTTCGCCTCCGCCGGGGCCGACGGCTCCCGCTACCGTTCGTGGCTCCGCGTCGAACACGCCTCGGCCACGCCCTTCTCCCGCGAGCACTCGTTCCGCACCGGCCCGCCGGTGGAGTGA
- a CDS encoding sulfatase-like hydrolase/transferase: MNDRILSALFVPLLAIGANVARGAEPPAADRPNVVVFFTDDQGYGDLGCQGSTDLSTPNIDRMAAEGVRFTSWYSAAPVCSASRAAMLTGRSPQGAGVPGNVSSYPGRPGMPPEQVTIAERLKPLGYATAAVGKWHLGSAPGATPNDQGFDRFFGFYAGCVDNFSHTFYWDAPHVHDLRRDDQEVHEDGTYLTDIVTREALRFVDENRAGPFFLYVAYNLPHYPLQAPQRILKRFAHLPPSRAKYAATLAAVDESVGDVLARLDEHKISDRTLVVFLSDHGATAEARGDGPIGDNGPFRGRKFSLFEGGLRVPCIVRRPGVVPAGQTRDQLACTSDLAPTFLAAAGGTPDSPTAFEGKDLTEVLLRDAPSPHASLAWSSAGQDAVREGRWKLVRNGRDDQNRPVVGPDALFLADLEADPGETRNLAADHPEVVERLSGLHAEWAKSVAETPTPGPG, encoded by the coding sequence ATGAACGACCGCATCCTGTCGGCCCTCTTCGTCCCCCTTCTCGCCATCGGGGCGAACGTCGCCCGAGGGGCGGAGCCGCCGGCGGCCGATCGTCCGAACGTGGTCGTCTTCTTCACCGACGATCAGGGGTACGGCGATCTCGGCTGCCAGGGCTCGACGGACCTCAGCACGCCGAACATCGACCGGATGGCCGCCGAGGGGGTGCGGTTCACGTCCTGGTACTCCGCGGCCCCCGTCTGCTCCGCCTCGCGCGCGGCGATGTTGACGGGCCGGTCGCCGCAGGGGGCCGGGGTGCCGGGCAATGTCTCGTCGTACCCCGGCCGGCCGGGCATGCCCCCGGAGCAGGTCACCATCGCCGAGCGCCTGAAGCCGCTGGGCTACGCGACGGCCGCCGTCGGCAAGTGGCACCTGGGCTCGGCCCCCGGCGCGACCCCCAACGACCAGGGGTTCGACCGCTTCTTCGGCTTCTACGCCGGCTGCGTCGACAACTTCAGCCACACCTTCTACTGGGACGCCCCCCACGTCCACGACCTTCGCCGCGACGACCAGGAGGTCCACGAGGACGGCACCTACCTGACCGACATCGTCACCCGCGAGGCGCTCCGCTTCGTCGACGAGAACCGCGCCGGGCCGTTCTTCCTCTACGTCGCCTACAACCTCCCGCATTACCCGTTGCAGGCGCCCCAGCGGATCCTCAAGCGGTTCGCCCACCTGCCCCCTTCGCGCGCGAAGTACGCGGCGACCCTCGCGGCCGTCGACGAGAGCGTGGGCGACGTGCTGGCGCGACTCGATGAGCATAAGATCTCCGATCGCACCCTCGTCGTCTTCCTCAGCGACCACGGCGCGACGGCGGAGGCCCGGGGCGACGGCCCGATCGGCGACAACGGCCCCTTCCGAGGCCGGAAGTTCAGCCTGTTCGAAGGCGGACTCCGCGTCCCCTGCATCGTCCGACGCCCTGGCGTCGTCCCCGCCGGCCAGACCCGCGACCAACTCGCCTGCACGTCCGACCTGGCTCCGACGTTCCTCGCCGCCGCCGGCGGCACGCCCGATTCGCCGACCGCGTTCGAGGGCAAAGACCTGACCGAAGTCCTCCTCCGCGACGCCCCCTCGCCGCACGCGTCCCTCGCCTGGTCCTCGGCCGGCCAGGACGCCGTCCGCGAAGGCCGCTGGAAGCTCGTCCGCAACGGCCGGGATGACCAGAACCGCCCGGTCGTCGGCCCCGACGCCCTGTTCCTGGCGGACCTCGAAGCCGATCCGGGCGAGACCAGGAACCTCGCCGCCGACCATCCCGAGGTGGTCGAACGCCTCTCCGGACTCCACGCCGAATGGGCGAAGTCCGTCGCCGAGACGCCGACTCCCGGCCCAGGGTGA
- a CDS encoding glycosyltransferase, whose translation MLKVLQLIPTLDRSGAEKQMVMLSRGLPRDRFQVEAAVLTRTGPLEAELAAAGVPVTSIAKRFKVDPFALRRLTRFLKAGKFDVVQTWIFAANAYGRIAAGRAGVPVVVTAEMAVDLWKGRLEKAVDRRLATACDKLVGNSNAVVDYYRKLGVPEDRLAMIYSGVADEPPPAVDPAAVRVEIGFPPDAKLALFVGRLAPQKRVLDLLRVLDLLQHVQPDLRTAIVGDGPLRAELEKRAGQYELTDKVRFLGHRDDVPRLMAAADVVVLPSEYEGLPNVVLEAMMQAKPVVATAAPGTTEVVVDGVTGLLAPIGDLPLIARALRDLVRDPRRARALGAAGRERVLADFRADAMVAHFADLYENLAAAKRPPA comes from the coding sequence GTGCTCAAGGTCTTGCAACTGATCCCGACGCTCGACCGCTCGGGCGCCGAGAAGCAGATGGTGATGCTCTCCAGGGGGCTCCCCCGCGACCGCTTCCAGGTCGAGGCGGCGGTGCTCACCCGGACGGGCCCGCTCGAGGCCGAGCTGGCCGCCGCCGGCGTGCCGGTGACGTCGATCGCCAAGCGGTTCAAGGTCGACCCGTTCGCCCTCCGCCGCCTGACGAGGTTCCTGAAGGCGGGCAAGTTCGACGTGGTCCAGACCTGGATCTTCGCCGCCAACGCCTACGGCCGGATCGCCGCCGGGCGGGCGGGCGTCCCGGTGGTGGTCACGGCGGAGATGGCCGTCGACCTCTGGAAAGGGCGTCTGGAGAAGGCCGTCGACCGCAGGCTGGCGACGGCCTGCGACAAGCTCGTCGGCAACTCGAACGCCGTCGTCGACTACTACCGCAAGCTCGGCGTCCCCGAGGACCGGCTGGCGATGATCTACTCGGGGGTCGCCGACGAGCCGCCGCCGGCCGTCGATCCCGCGGCCGTCCGCGTCGAGATCGGATTCCCCCCCGACGCCAAGCTCGCCCTGTTCGTCGGCCGGCTCGCCCCCCAGAAGCGGGTGCTGGACCTCCTGCGGGTGCTCGACCTGCTGCAACACGTCCAGCCCGACCTCCGCACCGCGATCGTCGGCGACGGCCCGCTGCGAGCCGAGCTGGAGAAGCGCGCCGGGCAGTACGAGCTGACCGACAAGGTCCGCTTCCTCGGCCACCGCGACGACGTACCCCGCCTCATGGCCGCCGCCGACGTCGTCGTCCTGCCGAGCGAGTACGAGGGGCTGCCGAACGTGGTGCTGGAGGCCATGATGCAGGCGAAGCCCGTCGTCGCGACCGCCGCGCCCGGCACGACCGAGGTGGTCGTCGACGGCGTGACCGGCCTCCTGGCACCCATCGGCGATCTCCCCCTGATCGCCCGCGCCCTTCGCGACCTCGTCCGCGACCCCCGCCGCGCCCGGGCCCTCGGCGCCGCCGGCCGCGAACGCGTCCTGGCCGACTTTCGCGCCGACGCCATGGTCGCCCACTTCGCCGACCTCTACGAAAACCTCGCCGCCGCCAAGCGCCCCCCCGCGTGA
- a CDS encoding KdsC family phosphatase, with translation MTTPGSPTAGVAADLQARCEAIQVLAVDVDGVLTDGRIIVDDAGVESKNFHVRDGLAFALWHKVGKSSAILSGRRAAVVERRAAELKIQRVVQGIADKGEAFRALLAETGATAEQVCYVGDDLIDLPVLRAVGLAACPADAVAEVRESAHLTTVAAGGNGAVREVVEVILKAQGLWHGACGSYLSPAT, from the coding sequence ATGACGACCCCGGGAAGCCCCACGGCCGGCGTCGCGGCCGACCTCCAGGCGCGTTGCGAGGCGATCCAGGTGCTGGCGGTGGACGTCGACGGCGTCCTCACCGACGGCCGGATCATCGTCGACGACGCCGGCGTCGAGTCGAAGAACTTCCACGTCCGCGACGGCCTGGCGTTCGCGCTCTGGCACAAGGTCGGCAAGTCCTCGGCCATCCTCTCCGGCCGTCGCGCCGCGGTCGTCGAGCGGCGGGCGGCCGAGCTCAAGATTCAACGAGTCGTCCAGGGGATCGCCGACAAGGGCGAGGCCTTCCGGGCGCTGCTGGCGGAGACGGGGGCGACGGCGGAGCAGGTCTGCTACGTCGGCGACGACCTGATCGACCTGCCGGTGCTCCGGGCCGTCGGGCTCGCCGCCTGTCCGGCCGACGCCGTGGCCGAGGTCCGCGAGTCGGCCCACCTCACGACCGTCGCAGCCGGAGGAAACGGCGCCGTCCGCGAAGTCGTCGAGGTCATTCTGAAAGCCCAGGGGCTGTGGCACGGGGCTTGCGGCAGCTATCTTTCGCCAGCGACGTGA
- a CDS encoding SIS domain-containing protein: protein MATISEATASPETEADGLAFARRVLRDEAAALAGVRERLDGSIVRAARLVYHCQGGVIVTGMGKAGLVGQKTAATFASTGTRAYPLHPAEAVHGDLGRIRPGDVVVAFSQSGETEEVLRLLPSIRRIDAGLIAVTERAASSLGRSADVCIAMGPIAEACPLGLAPSASTTAMMAVGDALALLVSRMRDFTPEDFALYHPAGNLGRKLTRVEDVMRTGRDVRTARPEETVRQVFVRLAGPRRRSGAVLVRDDQERLLGIFTDSDLVRLFEKRRESELDRPIGEVMTANPFRTTVGSMLGEAVELMKGRKISELPVVDGDGRLAGLIDVTDLIGTPPEDFEE, encoded by the coding sequence ATGGCGACGATCTCGGAAGCGACGGCGAGCCCGGAGACGGAGGCCGATGGCCTGGCGTTCGCCCGCAGGGTCCTTCGGGACGAGGCCGCGGCGCTGGCCGGCGTCCGCGAGCGGCTCGACGGCTCGATCGTGCGGGCGGCGCGGCTGGTCTACCACTGCCAGGGGGGCGTGATCGTCACCGGCATGGGGAAGGCGGGGCTGGTGGGGCAGAAGACGGCCGCGACGTTCGCGTCGACCGGCACGCGGGCCTACCCGCTGCACCCGGCCGAGGCCGTCCACGGCGACCTGGGGCGGATCCGCCCCGGCGACGTCGTCGTCGCCTTCTCGCAGAGCGGCGAGACCGAGGAGGTGCTGCGGCTCCTCCCCTCGATCCGCCGGATCGACGCCGGCCTGATCGCCGTCACCGAACGCGCGGCCAGTTCGCTGGGCCGGTCGGCCGACGTCTGCATCGCGATGGGGCCCATCGCCGAGGCCTGCCCGCTGGGCCTGGCGCCTTCGGCCAGCACGACGGCGATGATGGCCGTCGGCGACGCCCTGGCCCTGCTGGTCTCCCGGATGCGCGACTTCACCCCGGAGGACTTCGCCCTCTACCACCCGGCGGGGAACCTCGGGCGGAAGCTGACGCGGGTCGAGGACGTGATGCGGACCGGCCGCGACGTCCGCACGGCGAGGCCCGAGGAGACCGTCCGCCAGGTCTTCGTCCGGCTCGCCGGCCCCCGCCGCCGCTCCGGCGCCGTGCTGGTCCGGGACGACCAGGAGCGGCTGCTGGGCATCTTCACCGACAGCGACCTCGTGCGGCTGTTCGAGAAGCGCCGGGAGTCCGAGCTGGACCGGCCGATCGGCGAGGTGATGACGGCGAACCCGTTCCGCACCACGGTCGGCTCCATGCTGGGCGAGGCGGTCGAGCTGATGAAGGGCCGCAAGATCAGCGAGCTTCCCGTCGTCGACGGCGACGGCCGGCTGGCGGGCCTGATCGACGTGACCGACCTGATCGGGACGCCCCCCGAAGACTTCGAGGAGTGA
- a CDS encoding Gfo/Idh/MocA family protein: MIRVGIVGLGFMGRMHYRCWKAQPGATITAICEANPKVLADAGGAPKGNVQGAADHIDLAGIKTYTDFDAMLASGEVDAISITLPTFVHPDTTIKALKAGVHVLCEKPMALNPAECDRMVAAAEESGKVLQVGHCIRFWPEYVVARDLIRSGEYGKPIAASFRRFSTAPNWSPDNWFADESRSGGQPLDLHIHDTDYIHYVFGMPAAVSSIADPPQAYISSQYFYPGGPAVVAESTWRMAPSFGFEMSFNVVLEKATIVFDCTRTPAFRVCPAEGDAFTPELPPGDGYTREIDHFARAAAGETLEPVVTPFQSRETIRLVTAEKESAREGRRVDL, translated from the coding sequence ATGATTCGGGTCGGGATCGTCGGGCTGGGCTTCATGGGTCGGATGCACTACCGCTGCTGGAAGGCGCAGCCCGGGGCGACGATCACCGCCATCTGCGAGGCGAACCCCAAGGTCCTCGCGGACGCCGGCGGCGCGCCCAAGGGGAACGTGCAGGGGGCGGCCGACCACATCGACCTGGCGGGCATCAAGACGTACACCGATTTCGACGCGATGCTCGCCTCCGGCGAGGTCGACGCGATCTCCATCACGCTGCCGACGTTCGTCCACCCGGACACGACCATCAAGGCCCTCAAGGCCGGCGTGCACGTCCTCTGCGAGAAGCCGATGGCGCTCAACCCGGCCGAGTGCGACCGGATGGTGGCCGCGGCCGAGGAGTCGGGCAAGGTCCTCCAGGTCGGCCACTGCATCCGGTTCTGGCCGGAGTACGTCGTCGCCCGCGACCTCATCAGGTCGGGCGAGTACGGCAAGCCGATCGCCGCGAGCTTCCGGCGGTTCTCGACCGCGCCGAACTGGAGCCCGGACAACTGGTTCGCCGACGAGTCGCGATCCGGCGGCCAGCCGCTGGACCTGCACATCCACGACACCGACTACATTCACTACGTCTTCGGCATGCCGGCCGCCGTGTCGAGCATCGCCGACCCCCCGCAGGCCTACATCTCCAGCCAGTACTTCTACCCCGGCGGCCCGGCCGTCGTCGCCGAGAGCACCTGGCGGATGGCGCCCAGCTTCGGCTTCGAGATGAGCTTCAACGTCGTGCTGGAGAAGGCCACCATCGTCTTCGACTGCACCCGCACCCCGGCCTTCCGCGTCTGCCCCGCCGAGGGCGACGCCTTCACCCCCGAACTCCCCCCCGGCGACGGCTACACCCGCGAGATCGACCACTTCGCCCGCGCCGCGGCCGGCGAGACCCTCGAACCCGTCGTCACCCCCTTCCAGTCCCGCGAGACCATCCGCCTCGTCACCGCCGAGAAGGAATCCGCCCGCGAAGGCCGCCGCGTCGACCTCTGA